The following nucleotide sequence is from Acidobacteriota bacterium.
AATCCGCTGCTCATGATCGACCCGGATGGTAGAAATGCGAAGGTGACATGCGTTGAGCAGGAGTGCACGGTTCAGGTGCGTGCTCAGATTTTAGTGGATACGAGTGATCTCCAGCAGGTTTCCGCTGCTGTGCAGTTCAAACACGGGGCCCAGAACTATTGGAATAATCAGTCGGTTACGGGGTCTTCGGGTGAGGCGATTTCCTTCGATGTGCAGTTCGATATTGTTAGTGCTGATCAAGCCGAGCAAGGGGTCGACACACTTACCGTGGTACCTGGTGTTGGAAGGGCTAGGGTAAATATGACGCTCAATCTGAGCGGCGGTGAATCTGGCCCTGATACAGGGACCATTTTCACAATCGACAATGCTAGTCCGACGTCGACAGGAGGGCTGCCTGCAGCTGGAGCTCACGAGACCGGCCATCTGATGGGGCTGAGAGACTTATATCACGCTGGAGAAAGGGTTCCGTGGGATCCAAGTCCGTCTGTGGATATCATGAGGGGTGGGCAGATTACCAACGGTGCTCGCTCGGCGGCCTTCGTTCTTTCGGGGGCAAATGGTAACTCAGTTGTAACTCGAGAGAAAAGAAAGGGGCATTAGTGGATCGAATAGAGTCGAAGGATGGAGTTCGAGCTTCTTGGCCATTTCTGCTGCTTACGGCTATTGCTTTGTCTTGCGCTTCCTCTGCAGATCCCTCTGGCAGAGTCCTCTTGAGCGGAGATCAGATGGCCATCAATTCCTTGACAGAGGCGATTCTGTCTGGTGAAGCAAGGGTTGAGGCTTCCTGGGTTGAGGATTCGCGATCCAGTCCGATCTACTTCGTGATCAGCGAGGACTCGGCAGCAAGTAAGAAGACTCACTATGGTGTGGATATCGTTGGCGATTACTATTTATGCCTTCTTGAGGTGAGGTCTGGACTAGGAACTCGAACGATTCTTGAGTCGGTTGACCCCGAATTGATCGATTTGCTAGACGTAGACTCCTGTGGGGTTTGTTGCTCTCAGGTCTTTTCACTGAGCGGTGAGCTTCGCTCTCATCTCCAGGACTATTGGAAGGAGAAGCTCTTGCGGGGCTATTCTGGTGGCGGCTCCTGAAAGTTCTCAAGGATTGGCTCGGTGGTCAGAGAGCCCACTGATCGGTTGACTCATGTCGGCTGCGGCGTGGGTGGCGGCCGCAGGAGGGAGTCCGCCTCCAGCTCCTCGACCACCTCGGAACGCCACGACTCTCTGTCAAGGTCAATGGAAAGAATCCGCGACTCTCCGTCTTCTTTCCCTCCGGAGAAGGGCTCGGCACCGTCCACCTCGAGGAGAGGCTCAAACTCACCGGCCACGAACGCAATCATCACGGAACACCTGGCCAAGATGACGACCTTGACTACATGCACGCCAGGTATTGCTCACCCCTTAACGGCAGATTTCTCAGTGTCGATCCCGTGGGAGGGAGGCTAGCCCTTCCTCAAAGCCTAAGCAGATACGCTTATGCGATTAGGAGTCCTCTCAAGTGGGTCGATCCGACCGGCGAGATGATTAGTCTCGCAGGACTGAGCGAGGAAGAAAGAACCACGCGAAGGGCTCCGCTTCCACCTCGACGATCTCGGCACGCCGAGGCTCATCACCAAGGCTGATGGGCGCAGTGCAGGGCTCCACACCTACTTTCCCTTTGGGGAAGAGTCCGTGCCCAACGGGTCGAGTGAACGGATGAGATTCACGGGGCATGAAAGGGACATGCACGGCACTGCCGGTCAGGGCGACGACCTCGACGACATGCATGCTCGGTACTGCAACCCGTGACTCGCTCCCCGTAGTTCGGCCCAATAACTATGAGGGAATCGGGCCCTAACCGGAGGAGCACGTCAGACAAGTAAGTGTTGAGTCGATTCCAGTATGGGCTGTATCGGTCCGTTCTGCTGGAACCCAGCCCGACCTTCTCACGAGCTCTCCGCGACAAGGCCGTAGGTCACAGATTCTGCTGCGTTATCGGCCGGCTGCACTCCTCGCAGGACGTCCAGTACGGCGGCGTCGCGGCACCGGCCGATGCCTTGCCTCTTCCGCAACCTTCGCCCTCTTCCCGCGAGATCTGGTGAGAAGGGCGGGCCAGAGAAGCCTGAAGCGGGGCGGTTCACTCTGTCGAGGCCTGTCCGCAGTGGCTTCTGCTGTTTAGACGATCTCAAAAAAAGAGGGCCGGCGTAACGCCGGCCCTTGCATGGCACCCGAAAAAGCAAAGAGAGGGGGATCTACTGGCGTTCCTTCCCGCAGACCGGGTTGATGCAGTGCTGGTGATCCGGCGCCGGGCCTTCGTGGCAGGAGGTCAGGTGGGCGAAGTCCTGCCAGCAGTTGCCGCCGCCACCGCCACCGGTGACGTCGCAGGTCCAGCCGGGGTGGAAGTTGGTGGTGCCGGGCAGCACCAGGTCGGGACGACCGTCACAGTCGGAGTCGACCTTGAAGGGCTCCTTGACCTCGAGGCCACCGGCGCCCGGCTGCATGCACCAGGGCATCTCTTTGATGCCCAGGTTGACGGCGTGGGAGATCGGGCCGCGCACCTCGCCGGTCTCGAGATTGGTGAAGGTCAGGCAAACGTTGATGGCGAGCTCACCGGTGAAGAAGCCGCAGGTGTCGCACTCGCCGCCGAGCTTCATCTGGATCTTGGTGGTCTCCTGGCACTCGCACAGGCAGACGTCGACGCGCCAGCGGGTGTCGCCCTGGCCCGGGCAGTAGATGCCGATGTAGTCGGGGCTGTAGAGGTTCATGGCGCGAACGACGATCGGAACCTCGCCGTAGCCGAGGGAGAGGTCGACGCCCTGCAGGCGCTCGACGATGGTGTCGGCTCCGCCGAGAATTCCCGGTGGGCTGGTGACCAAGGGCAGGCCGAGGAGCTTGAGGGTGCCCTTGAAGGGATCCGAGCCGGGGCAGAAGAAGCCGGCCGGAATCGGATCGGTCGAAAAGTCGGCTCCGGTGGGGGCGTTGGTCGCCGTCTGGAAGACGTCGACGCCCGACTGGATGTACTTCGAGCCCTGAGCCAGGGCGGGGCTCGTCACCACCAGGGCGGCGAGGACGAAAAGCAGGATGGCGCGATGACATCGCATAAAGAAAGTCTCCTTTGGTCGCGCGGCTCCTGATCCGCCGCGCTCGAGTTGATATGACCGTGCAATGGCTTATGCGCAAGTCTCCCTTCCAGTCCCTCAGGAAGTTTCGAAGAAATCCTCGGCGGGGGCTCGAGGACTTGGCAGGCTTGGGCTATATGGCTGATCGAATGAGACTTGCTGCTCGATCGGGGGGGACGCCAGGGACTGGCGAAGGACCGCGAATGGAGGGCAGATCCGGCCGAGACTTTTGCCACAGGGTCCGAGTTGGCGGCCCAGGGCTCGGTCTGCCGGGCCGATGAACGCCAGTCGAGTCGGTCTGTAGTCGCTGCCCTTGGAGGTGGCTGAGGGATTCTCCGGTGCCCTTGCGCATAAGCAGTCGGTGGAGTCTTCAACTCTCTTACTTGGACTTGACCGGGAGCGTCAAGTCTTTTGCAGGACCTTGGCGCGAACCCGTTCTATATTGGAAGGAGCTCCTTATGCGGATCACGACCGCAGTAGCGCTCATCACACTTTGTTGCTCGTTGCCCGCCGTGGCTGGCGGGCCATCCTTCGGTTCCGAAGGCGGCGAGGTCGGTACCGGCTTCGAAGCCTTCGAGCTCGGATCCATCGAGAAGGTCTCGGTCTCAGGACTGGATCTCTCGGTGGCGATTGCGTGGCAGGCCGACGAGCTGCCCGGGATCGCCATCCTTCGCCTCCTCGAGAGCGGTGGAGAGGCGGTTCTGGAGCAGAAAATCGAGCCCCGTCACGGCCAGGCCGTCTACGTCTTGCCGAACGCCTTCGGTGAGATCGAGAAGTTCGGCCTGCAGTACTTCGTGGCGGTCGAGCCGCAGGCCGATGTCTTCGGGCCGGTGGCCGCGGGCCGGATCACCCCTCATCCCTTTCATCTCCAGCTCGACTGCCCGCAGAGCCAGGTTTGTCATCTGGGCGTATTTCCGGGCCTTTACCAGGATGCGGTGCTCTCGGATCAAGACCTCGACGCCGCCCTCGATGCGGTCGCCGGCAGCCCCGAAGTGGTCGGGGAGGTGCTGACCCGTTTCCCCGGGCTGCGCGGTGCCCTCTATCTTTGGCTGTGGCAGATCAAACGCCGCGGCGGTGGCCGAGGCGGGCCCTGCACCTGTATCTGGAACGCCAGCCCCAATCAGATGGCCGGGAGCCCCGGCAGTGTCGGAGCGGCCCACCGCATGCTGGTTCAGCCGCCGGCATCGGCGACCATGGACTATTCCACCGATGGCACCACGCGCTTGGGGCTGCGGGTGCGCTGCTACCGCATGAAGCAGGGTGCTCTGCTCGACGTCGCTTTGGGTCAGACCGGTGAAGGTCTTCTGATCGAGCGTCTCGAGATGCAGAGCTGCCCGCTACCGGTGGGGTGCGTCGGCAACGTCGACCACGCGGTGGCCTACAGCGCCGACTACGTCGCCCAGGCGGAAGGCATGGGGTCGGCGTCGGTGCAGGCCTCGCTCACCTACGAGGTTGGCGGCAACCAGCAATCTCCCCAGGAGATTCTGGTCGAGGCCCGGGGAGCCGGTCCGCAGTCGCCGCCGCCGCAGAAGATCGATCTCGTCAATACCTCCGGAGGGGTGCAGCCGCAAACCGCCGTGCTGTCGTCGACGGCGCGGGTGGTGGCCGAGGTCGGGGGCGGCGCCACGGATCACGCTCTGGCCTACGCCGAGAGCAATTTCTCGCTGTCCGCCTACGGTGCGGCTCAGTGCGCTCTGCAGACCAATGTCAGCGTCACCCTGAGCCACACCTGGCCGCCGCTCAACATCAACACCACCAACATCTCACTCTTGATCGGTAACTGAGGCCGGTCCGCCGGTCGCGACACCCGCCGAGGCCCAGCGTTGGCGCAGGGCCTCGGCTTCTTGCTCGCGGCCGCTGGCGGTGAGGGTTTCGAGGGCGCCATGGACCAGCTCCCGGGCGGCCTCGGTGCGGCCCAGGGCGGCTTCGCAGAGGCCCAGCGAGCCGGCCGCCACGGCGGTCTGCCAGGCGCCCGCATCCAGGCCCTCGCGACGCAGCTCGTGGGCTTCACGCAGCAGTGGCTCGGCGGCGACCGGGTCGCCCGCCTCGAGGGCGATCTCACCCATCCGCAGCAGTGGGTAAGAGGTTTGCCAGTGTCCCGGCGGTAGGATCCGCCGGCGCAGGTCGAGGGCCTGCCGAAAATATGCGACGGCTGGCTCGATCTCCCCTTGCTCGGCGGCGAGGTCGCCCAGGTTGTTGAGGAAGACCCCCACATAGGGGTGGTCCGGGCCGAGCTTCTCGCGGCTCAGGTCGAGGGCTTCGCGAAACAGTTGGCCGGCCTCTTCGGCCTCGCCCTGGGCGCGGCGCACGGAGGCCAGGTTGTTGAGGCTCGAGGCGAGCAGCGGATGCTCCTCGCCGAGCAGTCGCCGCTTGCGCTCGAGGACCTCGGCGAGGGTTTCGGCGGCGACCGACAGCTCGCCGCGGTTCCATTGCACCACGCCGAGATTGGCGAGGGTTTCGACGGTCAGCGGGTGGTCGGCGCCGAGGCGGAGCTCGCGGATAAGGCGCGCCCGATCGAAGAGGTCCGCGGCGGTCACGAGATCGCCCCGGTCGCGACGCAGGGCGGCGAGGTTGTTCATCCCTTCGGCGAGCTCCGGGTGTCCCTCCTCGAGGACTCGTCGACGCATCGCGAGGGCCTCCTCGATCAGTGGCTCGGCGCCATCGAGATCTCCCCGGTGGTAGAGCATTGCGCCGAGATCGTTGAGGGTCTCGGCGATCTCCGCATGGTCCTCGGGCCAGCGCTGTCGGCGCAGGTCGAGGGCCTCCTCGAAGAGCGGGGCGGCGCGATCGAAATCCCCCGCCGTGTCGTAGAGGACGGCGAGCTGATTGAGGCTGGCGGCGAGATCCCGCGGGTCTTCGGCGGCCAGCTCGCGGCGGGTGGTGAGGGCCTGGCCGAGATGCTCCTCGGCCTGATCGTAGAGACCCAGATTGCGGTAGACCCGGCCCATCACCTCCTCGAGGGCGGCCCGTTGCTCGGGTAGCTCCTGGAGCTCGCGACCGATGCGCTGGGCGCCCTGATCGAGAATCTGTCGCGCCGAGATCTCCTGGCCCTGGGCGACGCCCGGATCGGAGACTTTGAAGAGATCTTCCAAGAATCCCTGGATGCGCAACGCCTGGGAGCGTTGGCGCTCGGCCTCGGCGAGGTTGTTCTTCGCCACCCGCGCCTGCCAGGTGGTCGAGACGATGCCGCCGAGGAGGGCGAAGAAGACCAGCAGCACCGTCACCACGGCGGCCTTGTGGCGGCGGACGAACTTCGAGGTGCGGTAGGCCAGGGTGTCCGGCCGGGCGCTCACCGGCTCCGAGTCGAGAAAGCGCCGCAGGTCTTCCGAGAGCTGCTCCACCGAGCCGTAGCGCCGCGCTGGCTCCTTGCGCAGGGCCATGCCGACGATGTTGTCGAGATCGCCGGCGAGGCGTCGGGCAAGGCGCTCCGGGCGCTCCGTGAAGACTTCGTCGCCGTCCTCCGGCGGCTGTCGAACGGCCAGGCTGGGTTTGGCGACGGGCTGGTGGCAGACCGTCTTCTCGACCGTTCTCGGCTGGCGGTTGGCGAAGCGATAGGGCGGCCGCCCGGTGAGCAGCAGGTAGAGGAGGACGCCGAGGGAGTAGATGTCGGTGGCGGTGGTGAGGGGCTCGCCGCGTACCTGTTCCGGGCTGGCGAACTCGGGGGTCAAGAGGCGGATGCCGGGTCCGGTGGGCGCGAAGGTGCGGCTCGAGGCCTCGCTGTCGAGCAGCTTGGCGATGCCGAAGTCGAGCAGCTTGGGCACGCCCTCGCCGGTCACCAGCAGGTTGCTCGGCTTGAGGTCACGGTGGACGATCAGGTTCTGATGGGCATAGCGCACCGCGTCGCAAACGGTCCGGAAGAGCTCCAGCCGGCGGCGCAGGGAGAGGCCCTCCTGCCGGCAGTAACCGTCGATCGGCAGCCCATCGATGTACTCCATGGCGAAGTAGGGCAGCCCGTCTTCGGTGGTGCCGCCGTCGTGGAGCTGGGCGATGTTGGGATGGTTCAGGCTGGCCAGGATCTGCCGCTCGCGACGCATGCGGCTCAGGATGTCCTGGGTGTCGAGGCCCCGGCGCACCAGCTTGATCGCCACCTGCATGCGGTACTGCTCGTCGGCGCGCTCGGCGAGGTAGACGGTGGCGAGGCCGCCGCGGCCGACCTCGCGCAGGATGCGATAGGGCCCGATCTGTTCGCGGCTGGCGGCGTCGTCTTCGGCGCGGGCGAGCTCGAGGGCGTCGGTGATGGCGCGCTGAATCTCGTCGTCGGCGCCTCCGGCGTGAGCCAATAGGCTGTCGACCTCGGCCCTCAGCTCGGCATCGTCGCCGCAGGCACGGTCGAGGAAGCGGCGCCGTTCGACACCGCTCAGCTCGCTGGCTTCGAGAAAGATGTCTTCGGTGCGCAGCCAGCGTTCGGAGGTCATGGTGGGTCTGGGCGAGTGCTCACTCGCGGTTCATTTCGCGCGACAGCCAGGCCTTGGCGACCTTCAGGTCGCGCTCGACGGTGGCATGGGAGACATCGAGGAAGCGTGCCGTCTCTTCGATCGTCAAGCCACCGAAGAAACGCAGCTCGACCACCTGGCTCTTGCGCTTGTCGACGGCGGCGAGATCGTGCAGGGCGTCGTCGAGGGCCACCAGATCGGGCCCGGCTTTCAGCGGTAGGTCGATCTCCTCGAGGGTGACCGGTTGGCCCCCGCCGCCGCGCTTGGCCGCCATGCGCCGGCGCGAGTGGTCGACCAGGATTCGCCGCATGAGGGAGGCGGCAACGGCGAAGAAATGCAGCCGGTCTTGCCACTTGACCTCGGCGTCGAGCAGCCGGATGTACGCCTCGTGGACGAGGGCAGTGGTCTGGAGAACGTCGTTCGCCCGTTCCTTCCGCATATAGCGGTGGGCGAGGCGACGCAGCTCTTCATAGACGATCGGAGTCAGCGCATCGAGAGCCTCGTGGCTGCCGTGGCGCCACTCCAAGAGCAGTTCTGTGACTCCGCTTTTCGGGCCTTCCGACATCTCGGCAAGAGTTAGGCGACAAAGGGTTTGTATGCGGAATCACTATAGCAGGAGGTGGCTCCTACCGCAGCGCCGGTCGGGTTGTTCTCGGCACCTTGAGGCGCACCGAAGGGCTGCTGGACGGTCCGAGATGGCCGGATGATCGTCAGCGCCCCGAGCGGACTCTGCTGCCGCCCGGGAAGCCTTGGAAAGCAGGGCGAGGAAGGCGGGTCCGGCGCCGGCCAGCGGTGAGTTGTTGGCTGGCCGGCGAGGACCCGTGAAAACGATCGGCGGGGGACCCG
It contains:
- a CDS encoding sigma-70 family RNA polymerase sigma factor; the protein is MSEGPKSGVTELLLEWRHGSHEALDALTPIVYEELRRLAHRYMRKERANDVLQTTALVHEAYIRLLDAEVKWQDRLHFFAVAASLMRRILVDHSRRRMAAKRGGGGQPVTLEEIDLPLKAGPDLVALDDALHDLAAVDKRKSQVVELRFFGGLTIEETARFLDVSHATVERDLKVAKAWLSREMNRE
- a CDS encoding serine/threonine-protein kinase, yielding MTSERWLRTEDIFLEASELSGVERRRFLDRACGDDAELRAEVDSLLAHAGGADDEIQRAITDALELARAEDDAASREQIGPYRILREVGRGGLATVYLAERADEQYRMQVAIKLVRRGLDTQDILSRMRRERQILASLNHPNIAQLHDGGTTEDGLPYFAMEYIDGLPIDGYCRQEGLSLRRRLELFRTVCDAVRYAHQNLIVHRDLKPSNLLVTGEGVPKLLDFGIAKLLDSEASSRTFAPTGPGIRLLTPEFASPEQVRGEPLTTATDIYSLGVLLYLLLTGRPPYRFANRQPRTVEKTVCHQPVAKPSLAVRQPPEDGDEVFTERPERLARRLAGDLDNIVGMALRKEPARRYGSVEQLSEDLRRFLDSEPVSARPDTLAYRTSKFVRRHKAAVVTVLLVFFALLGGIVSTTWQARVAKNNLAEAERQRSQALRIQGFLEDLFKVSDPGVAQGQEISARQILDQGAQRIGRELQELPEQRAALEEVMGRVYRNLGLYDQAEEHLGQALTTRRELAAEDPRDLAASLNQLAVLYDTAGDFDRAAPLFEEALDLRRQRWPEDHAEIAETLNDLGAMLYHRGDLDGAEPLIEEALAMRRRVLEEGHPELAEGMNNLAALRRDRGDLVTAADLFDRARLIRELRLGADHPLTVETLANLGVVQWNRGELSVAAETLAEVLERKRRLLGEEHPLLASSLNNLASVRRAQGEAEEAGQLFREALDLSREKLGPDHPYVGVFLNNLGDLAAEQGEIEPAVAYFRQALDLRRRILPPGHWQTSYPLLRMGEIALEAGDPVAAEPLLREAHELRREGLDAGAWQTAVAAGSLGLCEAALGRTEAARELVHGALETLTASGREQEAEALRQRWASAGVATGGPASVTDQE